CCGGATGGGGGAAAACTGCACGTCCGGGACTGTGCCGGGGGCACCGGGTAACCGGTGTCCCTACGGCGGAGGTTGAATTCTTGCATCAATTTTGGAGATCGCTATAGATATTTTCGAGCTACTCACCTTTGTGGTCAAAAGCAATGCATCCGATCTGCATTTGTCTCCTGGATTGCCGCCAATGATTCGTGTGCATGGTGATATACGCCGACTCAATGTGCCAGCGTTTGAGCATAAAGACGTCCACTCAATGATCTATAGCATCATGAACGACAACCAACGCAAGGCGTATGAAAAGAATTTCGAGTGTGATTTTTCATTCTCAGTTCCCAATCTCGGACGCTTCCGTGTCAATGCACTGATAGAGTATCGTGGAGCGGGCGCGGTATTTCGCACCATCCCCTCAAAAGTATTGAGTCTACAAGATCTCAACGCGCCGAAAATCTTCGAAAGCATGGCTAAATATCCACGCGGTTTGGTGCTAGTAACCGGGCCGACGGGATCGGGAAAATCAACCACGCTTGCGGCAATGGTCGATCATCATAATGAAACCGATTACGGCCACATACTCACTATCGAAGACCCAATCGAATTCATTCACGAGAGCAAAAAATGTTTGGTGCGTCAACGTGAGCTTGGACCTCACACTCAGAGCTTCGCCAATGCATTACGTGCAGCACTACGCGAGGATCCTGACGTCATAATGGTTGGGGAAATGCGCGACCTAGAAACAATACGTTTAGCACTTACTGCGGCCGAGACAGGGCATCTCGTATTCGGGACGTTGCACACCAGTTCGGCTGCAAAGACCATTACCCGTATCATCGACGTTTTTCCACCGGAGGAAAAGGAGACAGTACGTACGCAACTTTCCGAATCGCTTCAGGCAGTGGTAGCTCAGGTACTCTTGAAAAAGAAAGACGGTAGCGGTCGTATCGCTGCGCATGAAATTATGGTTTGCAATGCAGCAGTGCGAAATATGATTAGGGAAGGAAAAATCGCACATATTACGGGGATGCTTCCCACACAGGGGCAAATTGGTAATCAAACCCTTGATCAATGTCTTACAGAACTCGTAAAGCGCGGAACGGTAACTATGGCCGAAGCAAGTTTCAAAGCTGTTAACAAAGATCAATTTTCAAACTAAGTCAAAAAAAATGTTAGTCTTAGGAAAGGGATAATCACTTAGTAATTGCGTTGAGTCTTGAAATAAAGTCAAAGGGGTAGTGCCCCAATCAGTAGGATAAACTGCTAAATTTTTTCCCTTTTTCATTTTAATAAGAGATCCTCATATGTACTGCCCAAATTGTCACTCTGAATCTATTGTAAAAAATGGTTTTAATGCTCTTGGTAAGCAAATCCATCGATGCAATGAATGCGGCCGGCAATTTGTATTAAACCCCAATAAAGGGCCAATCTCCGATGAAAAAAAACATTGATTGACCGTCTATTACTGGAGCGTATTTCCCTGGCTGGGATTGCCCGGGTAGTAGGTGTCTCTGAATCCTAGCTTCAGGGATATGTTAATAAAAAATACGCGCAAACGTCGCGTAAAGTGATCGTTAAGAAAAAAACCAGGGGACGACTCACCATAGAGTGTGACGAACTCTGGTCGTTTGTGGGAAAAAAGTCTAACAAACAATGGGTTTGGTTGGCGATTGACCGCGATACCGGAGAAATTGTCGGCGTTCATATCGGCGATCGAAGTGAGAAATCCGCTCGTGCCTTATGGGATTCCCTGCCTTCGGTTTATCGTCAATGCGCGGTGAATTATACGGATTTTTAGGCCACCTATGCAGCAATTTTTCCTTCGAAACGTCATCGCGCAGTTGGTAAAGAAAATGGTCAAACTAATCATATTGAAAGATTCAATTGCACTTTTCGTCAGCGAATTTCGAGATTAGTGAGAAAAACATTGTCCTTTTCAAAAAA
The Gammaproteobacteria bacterium genome window above contains:
- the pilT gene encoding Type IV pilus retractation ATPase PilT; the encoded protein is MIRVHGDIRRLNVPAFEHKDVHSMIYSIMNDNQRKAYEKNFECDFSFSVPNLGRFRVNALIEYRGAGAVFRTIPSKVLSLQDLNAPKIFESMAKYPRGLVLVTGPTGSGKSTTLAAMVDHHNETDYGHILTIEDPIEFIHESKKCLVRQRELGPHTQSFANALRAALREDPDVIMVGEMRDLETIRLALTAAETGHLVFGTLHTSSAAKTITRIIDVFPPEEKETVRTQLSESLQAVVAQVLLKKKDGSGRIAAHEIMVCNAAVRNMIREGKIAHITGMLPTQGQIGNQTLDQCLTELVKRGTVTMAEASFKAVNKDQFSN
- a CDS encoding hypothetical protein (Evidence 5 : Unknown function) — translated: MYCPNCHSESIVKNGFNALGKQIHRCNECGRQFVLNPNKGPISDEKKH
- a CDS encoding hypothetical protein (Evidence 5 : Unknown function); this encodes MIDRLLLERISLAGIARVVGVSES
- a CDS encoding insertion element IS1 protein InsB is translated as MGKKSNKQWVWLAIDRDTGEIVGVHIGDRSEKSARALWDSLPSVYRQCAVNYTDF